A stretch of the Myxococcus guangdongensis genome encodes the following:
- a CDS encoding acyl-CoA dehydrogenase family protein, translating into MVEEIRPTAKELLSLPRLAPLVPMLYVAWTDGELTPAEIRMLGTAARAQPWLDLRSNTVLARWLDPLMPPSSNELALVREHIRAAAERLKLSPQESLSELGAKLTELVADSKELPSSMPELVRALASLEAVLGVSGREAVRALVPSAAHEPRRIGPTEPTSFAPEALRAVLDRKYPEVRSQVRKWLEDPTFRYQRTLDTDKQREQVFAWLKQLADQGLGRIAFPEGNEAGADLGAFIAAFETLALFDLSLVVKAGVHFGLFGASILFLGTERHHREYLPKVATLELPGCFAMSELGHGSNVRDVETVARYDAEAGNFVVHTPSEGARKEWIGNAARHGRITTVFAQLEVGGKGLGVHALLVPLRDERGQVLPGVRIEDCGRKMGLNGVDNGRIWFDHVRVPRENLLDRFGQVTAEGEYTSSISSDGRRFFTMLGTLVAGRVSVACASLSAAKSGLTIAVRYGDLRRQFGPPGAPEVRLLDHQTHQLRLLKPLAKTYALDFALEHLVERYVKRTEEDSMEVEALAAGLKAYASWNCTAVLQEAREACGGQGYLEANRLSALKDDTDIFTTFEGDNTVLMQLVAKSLLTDYRQRFEDDRVYAVLKLIADKATAMADRNPIAARRTGSEHLRDDDFQLRFLRYREEDLLASVARRIRKRLTAGVEAFAAFNQVQAHLVALAHAHVERVVLEQFIHGVTMVQDPGLKVVLGRLCDLYGLSCLEAASGWFQENNLMEGGKALAIRKEVVKLCTELRPDAVALVDAFGIPDTCIAAPIGLGHLSA; encoded by the coding sequence ATGGTGGAAGAGATTCGTCCAACCGCGAAGGAGCTGCTGTCACTGCCGCGCCTGGCCCCCCTGGTCCCCATGCTCTACGTGGCGTGGACGGACGGTGAGCTGACGCCCGCGGAGATTCGGATGCTGGGCACCGCCGCGCGCGCCCAGCCCTGGTTGGACCTGCGCTCCAACACCGTGCTCGCCCGCTGGCTGGACCCGCTGATGCCGCCCAGCTCCAACGAGCTGGCCCTCGTGCGCGAGCACATCCGCGCCGCGGCGGAGCGCCTGAAGCTCAGCCCCCAGGAGAGCCTCTCCGAGCTGGGCGCGAAGCTGACGGAGCTCGTCGCGGACTCGAAGGAGCTGCCCTCGAGCATGCCGGAGCTGGTGCGCGCGCTGGCCTCGCTGGAGGCCGTGCTGGGCGTCTCAGGGCGCGAGGCCGTGCGCGCGCTGGTGCCGTCCGCCGCGCACGAGCCGCGCCGCATCGGCCCCACCGAGCCCACGTCCTTCGCCCCCGAGGCGCTGCGCGCGGTGCTGGACCGCAAGTACCCGGAGGTCCGCTCCCAGGTGCGCAAGTGGCTGGAGGACCCGACCTTCCGCTATCAGCGCACGCTCGACACGGACAAGCAGCGCGAGCAGGTCTTCGCCTGGCTCAAGCAGTTGGCGGACCAGGGCCTGGGCCGCATCGCCTTCCCGGAAGGCAACGAGGCCGGCGCGGACCTGGGCGCCTTCATCGCCGCGTTCGAGACGCTCGCGCTCTTCGACCTGAGCCTCGTGGTGAAGGCAGGGGTGCACTTCGGCCTGTTCGGCGCGAGCATCCTCTTCCTCGGCACGGAGAGGCACCACCGCGAGTACCTGCCCAAGGTCGCCACGCTGGAATTGCCCGGCTGCTTCGCCATGAGCGAGCTGGGCCACGGCTCCAACGTGCGCGACGTGGAGACGGTGGCGCGCTACGACGCGGAGGCCGGCAACTTCGTCGTGCACACCCCGTCCGAGGGCGCGCGCAAGGAGTGGATCGGCAACGCCGCGCGCCACGGCCGCATCACCACGGTGTTCGCGCAGCTGGAGGTCGGCGGCAAGGGCCTGGGCGTGCACGCGCTGCTGGTGCCGCTGCGCGACGAGCGCGGACAGGTGCTGCCCGGCGTGCGCATCGAGGACTGCGGCCGGAAGATGGGCCTCAACGGCGTGGACAACGGCCGCATCTGGTTCGACCACGTGCGGGTGCCCCGGGAGAACCTGCTGGACCGCTTCGGCCAGGTGACCGCCGAGGGCGAGTACACCAGCTCCATCTCCAGCGACGGGCGCAGGTTCTTCACCATGCTGGGCACGCTGGTGGCGGGCCGGGTGAGCGTGGCGTGCGCGTCCCTGAGCGCGGCCAAGAGCGGGCTGACCATCGCGGTGCGCTACGGGGACTTGCGCCGACAGTTCGGCCCGCCGGGCGCACCCGAGGTGCGGCTGCTCGACCACCAGACGCACCAGCTGCGGCTGCTCAAGCCGCTGGCGAAGACGTACGCGCTCGACTTCGCGCTGGAGCACCTGGTGGAGCGCTACGTGAAGCGCACCGAGGAGGACTCCATGGAGGTGGAGGCGCTGGCGGCGGGCCTCAAGGCGTATGCCTCGTGGAACTGCACCGCGGTGCTCCAGGAGGCGCGCGAGGCGTGCGGTGGCCAGGGCTACCTGGAGGCCAACCGGCTGTCGGCGCTGAAGGACGACACGGACATCTTCACCACGTTCGAGGGCGACAACACGGTGCTGATGCAGCTGGTCGCCAAGAGCCTGCTGACGGACTACCGCCAGCGCTTCGAGGACGACCGCGTGTACGCGGTGCTCAAGCTCATCGCGGACAAGGCCACGGCCATGGCGGACAGGAACCCCATCGCCGCGCGGAGGACCGGCAGCGAGCACCTGCGCGACGACGACTTCCAGCTGCGCTTCCTGCGCTACCGCGAGGAGGATTTGCTCGCCTCGGTGGCGCGGCGCATCCGCAAGCGGCTGACGGCGGGCGTGGAGGCCTTCGCCGCCTTCAACCAGGTCCAGGCGCACCTGGTCGCCCTGGCGCACGCGCACGTCGAGCGCGTGGTGCTCGAGCAGTTCATCCACGGGGTGACCATGGTCCAGGACCCGGGCCTCAAGGTGGTGCTCGGGCGGCTGTGCGACCTCTACGGCCTGTCCTGCCTGGAGGCCGCGAGCGGCTGGTTCCAGGAGAACAACCTCATGGAGGGCGGCAAGGCGCTGGCCATCCGCAAGGAGGTCGTGAAGCTGTGCACGGAGCTCCGGCCGGACGCTGTGGCGCTGGTGGATGCCTTCGGCATTCCGGACACGTGCATCGCCGCGCCCATCGGACTGGGGCATTTGTCCGCCTGA
- a CDS encoding phospholipase D-like domain-containing protein, which produces MDEPQDLSEMEILPQPGAHGFDAGSERGKHEMKGPFELPPGPRGFSFSLYQSTGAALMTGHRLELLDNGAVFDRMVEDIRAARESVHILVYIWRPCDVSDRIIDALVDRSHAGVACRVVVDPVGSEELSGDKDFDQKVEKVLSAAGVEVHYYRLLAGKVMGRLLGRTHQKLVIIDGRIAYTGGFGFWKVWEGDGLSPEEWRDTSVRVEGPAAREMQLSFSRYWQESGGGLLPPDTFPEPMLVGDSEACFVESAGKLGITDAERMVRMVIAAARERLWIANAYFSPPNEILEQLEEKCRQGVEIRVLGPGPVHDVKVIRASQRSTYERLLEAGVRIYEYQPSMMHAKTMIVDDWLAVVGSTNLDSLSLNKLGEGSLIIHDKEFVRKMERCWAKDLRVSKEISLENGGRTNPWRRLARRATQLVGHDR; this is translated from the coding sequence ATGGACGAGCCCCAGGACCTCTCGGAGATGGAGATTCTTCCCCAGCCCGGCGCCCACGGCTTCGATGCGGGGAGCGAGCGCGGCAAGCACGAGATGAAGGGACCCTTCGAGCTGCCTCCGGGGCCTCGGGGCTTCTCGTTCTCTCTTTATCAATCCACCGGTGCGGCGCTGATGACGGGGCACCGCCTGGAGCTGCTGGACAACGGCGCGGTGTTCGACCGCATGGTGGAAGACATCCGCGCGGCCCGGGAGAGTGTCCACATCCTGGTCTACATCTGGCGGCCCTGCGACGTGTCGGACCGCATCATCGACGCGCTGGTGGACCGCTCACACGCGGGGGTGGCGTGCCGCGTGGTGGTGGACCCGGTGGGCAGCGAGGAGCTGAGCGGGGACAAGGACTTCGACCAGAAGGTGGAGAAGGTGCTCTCGGCCGCGGGCGTGGAGGTGCACTACTACCGGCTGCTCGCGGGCAAGGTGATGGGGCGGCTGTTGGGGCGCACGCACCAGAAGCTGGTCATCATCGACGGGAGAATCGCGTACACGGGCGGCTTCGGCTTCTGGAAGGTCTGGGAGGGAGATGGGCTGTCGCCGGAGGAGTGGCGCGACACCAGCGTGCGCGTCGAGGGGCCCGCCGCGCGCGAGATGCAGCTCTCCTTCTCGCGCTACTGGCAGGAGTCGGGCGGTGGGCTGCTGCCCCCGGACACCTTCCCGGAGCCCATGCTGGTGGGGGACTCCGAGGCGTGCTTCGTGGAGAGCGCGGGCAAGCTGGGCATCACCGACGCGGAGCGGATGGTGCGCATGGTCATCGCCGCCGCGCGTGAGCGCCTGTGGATTGCCAACGCGTACTTCTCACCGCCCAACGAAATCCTGGAGCAGCTGGAGGAGAAGTGTCGCCAGGGCGTGGAGATTCGCGTGCTGGGGCCGGGGCCCGTGCATGACGTGAAGGTCATCCGCGCCTCGCAGCGCTCCACGTACGAGCGATTGCTCGAGGCGGGCGTGCGCATCTACGAGTACCAGCCGTCGATGATGCACGCGAAGACCATGATTGTGGACGACTGGCTCGCGGTGGTGGGCTCGACGAACCTGGACTCGCTGTCGCTCAACAAGCTGGGCGAGGGCTCGCTCATCATCCATGACAAGGAGTTCGTCCGGAAGATGGAGCGGTGCTGGGCCAAGGACCTGCGCGTGTCCAAGGAGATTTCGCTGGAGAACGGCGGCCGCACCAATCCGTGGCGGCGCCTGGCTCGCCGGGCCACGCAGCTGGTGGGGCACGACCGATAG
- a CDS encoding endonuclease III domain-containing protein has product MADRGPTPPRHRRAPSPTSARTARARPEVSEPAPRPDKVPFDIDDVLARVRHTVRDFADAAMFALSARGHDSLFEQLVACILSIRTLDEVSLPAALRLLERASTPEALARLSPATLDTLIRPVTFHEAKAHQLHAIAVRTRDEFAGTLPCDAQVLQSFKGVGPKCAHLALGIACGHEAISVDIHVHRVTNRWGYVKAPTPEATMAALEAQLPRRYWVELNRLLVPFGKHVCTGSRPKCSTCPVLSACRQVGVTNPR; this is encoded by the coding sequence ATGGCGGACAGAGGACCGACGCCTCCCAGACACCGCAGGGCACCGTCACCGACGAGCGCGCGCACCGCGAGAGCACGACCCGAGGTCTCCGAGCCCGCGCCCCGTCCGGACAAGGTCCCCTTCGACATCGACGACGTGCTCGCGCGCGTGCGTCACACGGTCCGCGACTTCGCGGACGCGGCCATGTTCGCGCTGTCGGCCCGAGGCCACGACAGCCTCTTCGAGCAGCTCGTCGCCTGCATCCTCTCCATCCGGACCCTCGATGAGGTCAGCCTGCCCGCGGCGCTCCGGCTGCTCGAGCGCGCGTCCACACCCGAGGCCCTCGCGCGCCTGAGCCCCGCCACCCTCGACACGCTCATCCGCCCCGTCACCTTCCACGAGGCCAAGGCGCATCAACTCCACGCCATCGCCGTGCGCACGCGGGACGAATTCGCGGGCACGCTGCCCTGCGATGCCCAGGTGCTCCAGTCCTTCAAGGGCGTGGGCCCCAAGTGCGCGCACCTGGCGCTCGGCATCGCCTGCGGACACGAGGCCATCAGCGTGGACATCCACGTGCACCGCGTGACGAACCGCTGGGGCTATGTGAAGGCGCCCACGCCCGAGGCCACCATGGCCGCGCTCGAAGCCCAGCTCCCACGCAGGTACTGGGTGGAGCTCAACCGGCTGCTGGTGCCCTTCGGCAAGCACGTGTGCACGGGCTCGCGCCCCAAGTGCTCCACGTGCCCGGTGCTCAGCGCCTGCCGTCAGGTCGGCGTGACGAACCCGCGCTGA
- a CDS encoding GNAT family N-acetyltransferase — MSNDELTLRPIRPTDDAAVAGVIRTVMPEFGADGPGFALHDPEVDTMSAAYARPRHAYFVVERAGRVIGGGGIAPLDGGDPGVCELRKMYFLPEARGLGAGERMLRRCLDFAREAGFQRCYLETLASMTQAQKLYRRLGFEPLCAPMGSTGHFGCDHWYAMDLTKPAS, encoded by the coding sequence ATGAGCAACGACGAGCTGACCCTGCGTCCCATCCGACCCACGGATGATGCCGCCGTGGCGGGCGTCATCCGCACGGTGATGCCCGAGTTCGGAGCGGATGGCCCCGGCTTCGCCCTCCACGACCCCGAGGTCGACACCATGAGCGCCGCCTACGCGCGCCCCCGCCACGCGTACTTCGTGGTGGAGCGCGCGGGCCGCGTCATCGGAGGCGGCGGCATCGCCCCGCTCGATGGCGGAGACCCGGGCGTGTGCGAGCTGCGCAAGATGTACTTCCTCCCCGAGGCGCGTGGCCTGGGAGCGGGCGAGCGCATGCTGCGCCGCTGCCTCGACTTCGCGCGCGAGGCGGGCTTCCAGCGCTGCTACCTCGAGACCCTCGCCTCGATGACCCAGGCCCAGAAGCTCTACCGCCGCCTCGGCTTCGAGCCCCTCTGCGCGCCCATGGGCAGCACGGGCCACTTCGGCTGCGACCACTGGTACGCGATGGACCTCACGAAGCCCGCGAGCTGA
- a CDS encoding C40 family peptidase, producing MSSPRLLAIVPLCVLIGCATVQSRDVGTAPEVVPSPAAESTGQGTQVPASDTPPAVAPEASSASEGVTPVVAEAPRAERAPAVVATVMSEEKARPLVTGVISAALEAVALVTSPGTDSAGFWDAYRTPMQFARLIVSRSMQLVGERNLGRLSRGMPNDCSGFVRLAYLSAGIDLVAHGFLAGENAVSAIFRRATQGGRLHQHAPRPGDLVFFRETYDRNRDGRRNDGMTHIGVVEAIGDDGTVTFIHRGSKGVARSRMNLAHPEKHQLTQGGPVVNDFLRPASKGLRAYVTGELFVSYASPEGL from the coding sequence TTGTCCAGTCCTCGCCTGCTCGCCATCGTTCCGCTGTGTGTCCTCATCGGCTGCGCCACCGTGCAGTCCCGCGACGTCGGGACGGCCCCGGAGGTGGTGCCTTCTCCCGCGGCGGAGTCCACCGGGCAGGGCACCCAGGTGCCCGCGTCCGACACGCCTCCGGCCGTGGCCCCCGAGGCTTCGTCCGCGAGCGAGGGGGTGACACCGGTGGTCGCGGAGGCACCTCGCGCGGAGCGTGCGCCCGCCGTCGTCGCCACCGTGATGTCCGAGGAGAAGGCCCGTCCGCTGGTGACGGGCGTCATCTCCGCCGCGCTGGAGGCCGTCGCGCTCGTCACGAGCCCGGGCACGGACTCCGCGGGCTTCTGGGACGCGTACCGCACGCCGATGCAGTTCGCGCGGCTCATCGTGTCGCGCTCCATGCAGCTCGTCGGTGAGCGCAACCTGGGTCGCTTGAGCCGGGGCATGCCGAACGACTGCTCGGGCTTCGTGCGGTTGGCGTATCTCTCCGCGGGCATCGACCTGGTGGCCCACGGCTTCCTCGCGGGGGAGAACGCCGTCTCCGCCATCTTCCGTCGCGCCACGCAGGGCGGCCGACTGCACCAGCACGCGCCGCGTCCGGGCGACCTCGTCTTCTTCCGCGAGACGTATGACCGCAACCGCGATGGTCGCCGCAATGACGGGATGACCCACATCGGCGTGGTGGAGGCGATTGGCGATGACGGCACCGTCACCTTCATCCACCGCGGGAGCAAGGGTGTGGCCCGCAGCCGCATGAACCTGGCCCATCCGGAGAAGCACCAGCTCACCCAGGGCGGCCCCGTGGTGAACGACTTCCTTCGCCCGGCGAGCAAGGGCTTGCGCGCCTATGTCACCGGCGAGCTCTTCGTCTCCTATGCGTCTCCCGAGGGGCTGTAG
- a CDS encoding protein kinase domain-containing protein, with translation MLAPDSLVLDGRFRVLRPLGSGGMGEVYLGEQVSLGRKVAIKVLHHDLNAQPGMAERFKREARLLSAVEHPAVVHIVDFGESGDHACLVMEFVEGESLYDVLTPGPMPPGRALPLLHQLAEGLAAIHDKGIIHRDLKPENVFISPGARGEQARLLDFGIARLVEPDAQSNVSQVGVVLGTPEYLSPEQAVGAKVDTRSDLYTFGVLIYRVLAGRLPFDGPQARHFLAQHASHAPLPLDRAAPSLSRYIGLLSLVMKLLEKNPAKRTQSAHELADALAAAHASLSALTPGLGTPAYVGMPATLTSPSGTSVFGTGETPVVATPGPTGTSVFGGADAPVPATSQRISQGTAAYGAVATSGAHSLPPGMVRTGTAAFGTRPSGGPSLSGSNSVVKPQNLTVMLTDIQGFTERTSRQTHEENARMLETHDRLLIPLVREHEGRLVQKRGDALLVVFRSPTAAVLCGMAMQDKLWRHNQALPDEERLNVRVCLHAGEVLLTADTVLGEPMEVVETVEHVAAAGEVTFTEAVNLARNRAEAEVEPCGSITLPGREEQLQLYRCLRVAEGPPFGGRFEKQNALAVHFAPALHRTGAAWASLTQRVRERIQRVRAFSPRQSLREAGPKLREELTPAKLKARAQATVALARAKPKHAGAVVGVLLLLVAAWVWHLNRPAVKALSLLEDGRTEEALALLNATSNDEQKQASVRRALAATHHALGNHDKERVLLATLDDEGRAGVEDSILDGLAEDYGRKDSDELRKLLSNIPRERVRPYFIDLVESDFSIKQWGAVRYLDAAKETEGFDLVAGYAKALEAKECELRRLAARRLGVLGNMDAVPALIRLAELEVGKSGDCGQGEANRALQRLNKKGG, from the coding sequence GTGCTGGCTCCCGACTCTCTCGTCCTCGACGGTCGCTTCCGAGTCCTCCGTCCGTTGGGCTCGGGCGGCATGGGGGAAGTGTACCTGGGTGAACAGGTCTCCTTGGGCCGCAAGGTGGCCATCAAGGTCCTTCACCACGACCTCAACGCCCAGCCCGGCATGGCCGAGCGCTTCAAGCGCGAGGCCCGCCTCCTCTCCGCCGTCGAGCACCCCGCCGTCGTCCACATCGTCGACTTCGGCGAGTCGGGCGATCACGCCTGTCTGGTGATGGAGTTCGTGGAGGGCGAGAGCCTCTACGACGTGCTCACCCCGGGGCCCATGCCGCCGGGGCGCGCGCTGCCGCTGCTCCATCAGCTGGCGGAGGGCCTCGCCGCCATCCACGACAAGGGCATCATCCACCGCGACCTGAAGCCGGAGAACGTCTTCATCTCCCCCGGCGCGCGCGGGGAGCAGGCGCGGCTGCTCGACTTCGGCATCGCGCGGCTGGTGGAGCCGGACGCGCAGAGCAACGTCAGTCAGGTGGGCGTGGTGCTCGGCACCCCCGAGTACCTGTCGCCGGAGCAGGCGGTGGGCGCGAAGGTGGACACGCGCAGTGACCTGTACACCTTCGGCGTGCTCATCTACCGCGTGCTCGCCGGGCGCCTGCCGTTCGACGGGCCCCAGGCGCGTCACTTCCTCGCGCAGCACGCCTCGCACGCGCCGCTGCCGTTGGACCGGGCCGCCCCGTCGCTGTCGCGCTACATCGGCCTGTTGTCGCTGGTGATGAAGCTGCTGGAGAAGAACCCGGCCAAGCGCACCCAGAGCGCGCACGAACTGGCGGATGCCCTCGCCGCGGCCCACGCCTCGCTCTCCGCGCTGACGCCGGGGCTGGGCACGCCCGCCTATGTCGGGATGCCCGCCACCCTCACCTCGCCCTCGGGCACGTCCGTCTTCGGCACGGGCGAGACGCCTGTGGTCGCCACGCCCGGCCCCACCGGCACCTCGGTCTTCGGCGGCGCGGACGCCCCGGTGCCCGCCACGTCCCAGCGCATCAGCCAGGGCACGGCCGCGTACGGCGCGGTGGCGACCTCGGGCGCGCACAGCCTCCCTCCGGGAATGGTGCGCACGGGCACGGCGGCCTTCGGAACCCGGCCCTCGGGCGGCCCGTCGCTGTCCGGCAGCAACTCCGTGGTGAAGCCGCAGAACCTGACGGTGATGCTCACCGACATCCAGGGCTTCACCGAGCGCACCAGCCGGCAGACGCACGAAGAGAACGCGCGGATGCTGGAGACGCATGACCGTCTGCTGATTCCGCTGGTGAGGGAGCACGAGGGACGGCTGGTGCAGAAGCGCGGCGACGCGCTGCTGGTGGTGTTCCGCTCGCCCACCGCGGCGGTGCTGTGCGGCATGGCGATGCAGGACAAGCTGTGGCGCCACAACCAGGCGCTGCCCGACGAGGAGCGGCTGAACGTGCGCGTGTGCCTGCACGCGGGCGAGGTGCTGCTCACCGCCGACACCGTGCTGGGCGAGCCCATGGAGGTGGTGGAGACGGTGGAGCACGTCGCCGCCGCGGGCGAGGTCACCTTCACGGAGGCCGTGAATCTCGCGCGAAACCGCGCCGAGGCGGAGGTGGAGCCATGTGGCTCCATCACCCTGCCCGGCCGCGAGGAGCAGCTCCAGTTGTACCGCTGCCTGCGCGTGGCCGAGGGCCCGCCCTTCGGTGGCCGCTTCGAGAAACAGAACGCGCTCGCGGTGCACTTCGCCCCCGCGTTGCACAGGACGGGCGCGGCCTGGGCCTCGCTGACCCAGCGGGTCCGTGAGCGCATCCAGCGCGTGCGCGCCTTCTCGCCCCGACAGTCGCTGCGCGAGGCGGGCCCGAAGCTGCGCGAGGAGCTGACGCCCGCGAAGTTGAAGGCACGCGCCCAGGCCACCGTGGCCCTGGCCCGCGCGAAGCCGAAGCACGCGGGCGCGGTGGTGGGCGTGCTCCTGCTGCTCGTCGCAGCGTGGGTGTGGCACCTGAACCGCCCCGCGGTGAAGGCGCTGTCGCTGCTGGAGGATGGCAGGACGGAGGAGGCCCTCGCGCTGTTGAACGCGACGTCGAACGACGAGCAGAAGCAGGCCTCCGTGCGACGCGCGCTCGCAGCCACGCACCACGCGCTCGGCAACCACGACAAGGAGCGGGTGCTGCTCGCCACGCTGGACGATGAGGGCCGCGCGGGCGTGGAGGACTCGATTCTCGACGGGCTGGCGGAGGACTACGGCCGCAAGGACTCCGACGAGTTGCGCAAGCTGCTGAGCAACATCCCCCGGGAGCGCGTGCGTCCGTACTTCATCGACCTGGTGGAGAGCGACTTCTCCATCAAGCAGTGGGGCGCGGTGCGCTACCTGGACGCCGCGAAGGAGACCGAGGGGTTCGACCTCGTCGCGGGCTACGCCAAGGCGCTGGAGGCCAAGGAGTGCGAGCTGCGCCGCCTCGCCGCGAGGAGGCTGGGTGTGCTGGGCAACATGGACGCCGTCCCCGCCCTCATCCGCCTCGCGGAGCTCGAGGTCGGCAAGAGCGGAGACTGCGGTCAGGGCGAGGCGAACCGGGCCCTGCAGCGGCTGAACAAGAAGGGCGGCTGA